The following are encoded in a window of Osmia bicornis bicornis chromosome 15, iOsmBic2.1, whole genome shotgun sequence genomic DNA:
- the LOC114881775 gene encoding uncharacterized protein LOC114881775, translating into METWKEIASGQLPIPGSLNPTTSRGQGEGTTAFGSLDQSVLPPLCTVAEVDEVIAELETLFQSTRPPLPTRKRRKVQNVPWWSQEIASLCLQAKRFRHRWQKVARRDPTAARQQAHPYRVEMLESRRALSLALRRAKEASWGEMVSTIEEDPWGKPYKAVMNRLKGKMPLIRLNREEFHTTVSTLFVVEQEQQEEAAVPRGSATEEGEGEEARGIEAARASLIWPCQEGASTSSAFDGRDIVGAAAGSNAAPSNTRERCQNPGGGTSRQGDVFVNEDVRYAMGMLKKGKAPGPDEIPGEAVHVLRNTASGWVCALFNSCLRLGYFPKAWKVGRLALIPKAGKACNSLSDLRPLCMLSDLGKCFEYALRVLMLEAIRLSGGLSVRQFGFMEGRSTHQAMKVVMSEWDRARRGRNHCLLITLDVKNAFNTVRWDRILTAAEHRGFPTVIMNMLRSYLSERRVGTRTPSGEWVEAAVFGGVPQGSVLGPLLWNLSYDGLLEVFVATGCDDRGICG; encoded by the coding sequence GAGATAGCGAGCGGTCAGCTGCCGATACCAGGGTCGCTGAATCCAACAACTAGCCGCGGTCAAGGAGAAGGAACCACAGCATTCGGGTCGTTGGACCAGTCCGTACTGCCACCACTGTGTACCGTGGCCGAAGTAGATGAGGTGATTGCGGAGTTGGAGACGCTTTTCCAGTCGACCCGTCCGCCATTaccgacccgcaagaggaggaaagtgcaaaatgtaccatggtggagTCAGGAGATAGCGAGTCTCTGTCTCCAAGCGAAGCGCTTCCGCCACCGTtggcagaaggtggctcgccgAGACCCGACAGCAGCACGCCAGCAGGCACACCCGTATCGCGTGGAGATGCTGGAGAGCCGAAGAGCCTTGTCCTTGGCGTTGCGTCGTGCCAAGGAAGCATCATGGggtgagatggtctcgactatcgagGAGGATCCGTGGGGGAAGCCCTACAAGGCTGTCATGAACCGCCTGAAGGGGAAGATGCCCCTGATTCGtctcaaccgagaggagtttCACACGACGGTGTCCACGTTgttcgtggtggagcaggagcaGCAAGAAGAGGCTGCAGTCCCAAGGGGTAGTGCGACAGAAGAGGGGGAGGGAGAAGAAGCAAGGGGAATAGAAGCAGCCCGAGCATCATTGATCTGGCCTTGTCAGGAGGGAGCGTCAACATCGTCAGCATTCGATGGGCGCGATATCGTAGGAGCAGCCGCTGGGTCAAACGCCGCTCCCAGTAACACCAGGGAGAGATGTCAGAACCCAGGAGGGGGTacctcgcgccagggggaTGTGTTCGTGAACGAGGATGTGAGGTACGCCATGGGAATGCTAAAGAAGGGGAAAGCTCCAGGTCCGGATGAGATCCCGGGCGAAGCTGTGCACGTTCTACGTAACACAGCATCCGGttgggtttgtgcccttttcaattctTGCCTCAGACTTGGATACTTTCCAAAGGCTTGGAAGGTGGGGCGCCTTGCTctaataccgaaggccgggaaagcctgtaaCTCCCTGTCAGATCTTCGACCATTATGCATGCTGTCGGACctggggaagtgtttcgagTATGCTTTACGTGTGTTAATGCTGGAAGCAATTCGTCTATCAGGAGGACTATCAGTGCGTCAATTTGGATTTAtggagggcagatcaactcatcaggcAATGAAGGTGGTTatgtcggagtgggatcgtgcACGTAGAGGACGAAATCACTGCCTACTAATCACCTTGGACGTGAAGAATGCATTcaatacagtgcgttgggaccgTATCCTGACTGCAGCTGAGCACCGTGGGTTTCCGACGGTAATAATGAACATGTTGCGTAGTtatttaagcgagcgaagagtgggCACGCGGACGCCAAGCGGAGAGTGGGTGGAGGCGGCTGTGTTTGGCGGAGTGCCGCAGGGATCGGTGTTGGGCCCATTATTGTGGAACTTGTCGTACGACGGGTTGCTGGAAGTGTTTGTTGCCACCGGGTGTGACGACCGTGGGATTTGCGGATGA